One window from the genome of Musa acuminata AAA Group cultivar baxijiao chromosome BXJ1-4, Cavendish_Baxijiao_AAA, whole genome shotgun sequence encodes:
- the LOC135645797 gene encoding protein neprosin-like isoform X2 — MARSDRRPFSIHVVFFLELLLLLAAAASVLSASAANNTMRPRNELRKYKRIRAFLKSLNRPSLKTIQSPDGDVIDCVPFHLQPAFDHPRLKGLKPMVPETSSNISLSTPHRPYPDPPERPRGHEASVLADGEDSIQLWRTSGGTCPEGTVPIRRTKEEDILRASSVRRFGRKPAARTRRVSEGSGHEHAVGYAVGYQYYGAKASLSVWAPRVASSSEFSLSQIWVISGSFSSDLNTIEAGWQVSPQLYGDSSPRFFTYWTTDAYQATGCYNLLCSGFIQTSNKIAIGAAISPTSTYNGRQFDISLLIWKDPSHGHWWLEFGSGVLVGYWPSSLFSHLAGHATMVQYGGEIFNTRPSGFHTATQMGSGHHAGEGFGRAAYFRNLQVVDWDNSLIPVTNLRVLADHPNCYDVQARINRAWGSYFYFGGPGRSVRCP; from the exons ATGGCTCGTAGCGACCGCAGGCCTTTCTCCATCCATGTCGTCTTCTTCCTTGAGCTGCTGCTACTTCTTGCAGCTGCTGCTAGTGTCCTCTCGGCATCAGCAGCGAACAACACGATGCGCCCTCGCAACGAGCTTCGCAAGTACAAGAGGATAAGAGCCTTTCTTAAGAGCCTCAATCGGCCTTCTCTCAAGACAATTCAG AGTCCAGATGGTGATGTTATCGACTGCGTTCCGTTTCACCTCCAACCAGCATTCGATCATCCCAGGCTGAAAGGATTGAAACCCATGGTACCAGAAACTTCGTCGAACATATCTTTGAGTACTCCGCATCGACCTTATCCAGATCCACCAGAGAGGCCTCGAGGCCATGAAGCCAGCGTCCTGGCCGACGGCGAAGACAGCATCCAGTTATGGAGGACTTCCGGCGGGACATGCCCCGAAGGAACGGTTCCGATCCGGAGAACCAAGGAAGAAGACATCCTGCGAGCCAGCTCCGTGAGGAGGTTCGGCAGAAAGCCGGCAGCAAGAACACGGAGAGTCTCGGAGGGCTCCGGACATGAG CATGCAGTAGGGTATGCTGTGGGATATCAATATTATGGAGCAAAAGCAAGCTTAAGCGTGTGGGCACCTCGGGTGGCCAGTTCTTCTGAGTTCAGCCTATCACAAATATGGGTCATCTCAGGATCTTTCAGCAGTGATCTCAACACCATCGAAGCTGGATGGCAG GTGAGCCCACAGCTTTATGGAGATAGCTCTCCTAGATTCTTCACTTATTGGACA ACGGATGCATATCAAGCAACAGGCTGCTACAACCTCCTGTGCTCGGGCTTCATCCAAACAAGTAACAAGATTGCTATCGGAGCTGCAATATCTCCAACCTCGACTTACAATGGCAGGCAGTTTGACATCAGTCTACTGATTTGGAAG GATCCAAGCCATGGACACTGGTGGCTGGAGTTCGGATCCGGCGTGCTCGTGGGCTACTGGCCGTCCTCCTTGTTCAGCCACCTCGCAGGGCACGCGACCATGGTGCAGTACGGTGGAGAGATCTTCAACACCCGTCCATCCGGGTTCCACACCGCCACCCAGATGGGCAGCGGCCACCACGCCGGAGAAGGCTTCGGCCGAGCTGCTTACTTCCGGAACTTGCAGGTCGTCGACTGGGACAACAGCCTGATCCCGGTGACCAACCTCCGTGTCCTCGCCGACCACCCAAATTGCTATGACGTACAAGCAAGGATCAACAGAGCCTGGGGGAGCTACTTCTACTTCGGAGGACCAGGAAGGAGCGTCAGGTGTCCTTGA
- the LOC135645797 gene encoding protein neprosin-like isoform X1, with translation MARSDRRPFSIHVVFFLELLLLLAAAASVLSASAANNTMRPRNELRKYKRIRAFLKSLNRPSLKTIQSPDGDVIDCVPFHLQPAFDHPRLKGLKPMVPETSSNISLSTPHRPYPDPPERPRGHEASVLADGEDSIQLWRTSGGTCPEGTVPIRRTKEEDILRASSVRRFGRKPAARTRRVSEGSGHEAVWLQHAVGYAVGYQYYGAKASLSVWAPRVASSSEFSLSQIWVISGSFSSDLNTIEAGWQVSPQLYGDSSPRFFTYWTTDAYQATGCYNLLCSGFIQTSNKIAIGAAISPTSTYNGRQFDISLLIWKDPSHGHWWLEFGSGVLVGYWPSSLFSHLAGHATMVQYGGEIFNTRPSGFHTATQMGSGHHAGEGFGRAAYFRNLQVVDWDNSLIPVTNLRVLADHPNCYDVQARINRAWGSYFYFGGPGRSVRCP, from the exons ATGGCTCGTAGCGACCGCAGGCCTTTCTCCATCCATGTCGTCTTCTTCCTTGAGCTGCTGCTACTTCTTGCAGCTGCTGCTAGTGTCCTCTCGGCATCAGCAGCGAACAACACGATGCGCCCTCGCAACGAGCTTCGCAAGTACAAGAGGATAAGAGCCTTTCTTAAGAGCCTCAATCGGCCTTCTCTCAAGACAATTCAG AGTCCAGATGGTGATGTTATCGACTGCGTTCCGTTTCACCTCCAACCAGCATTCGATCATCCCAGGCTGAAAGGATTGAAACCCATGGTACCAGAAACTTCGTCGAACATATCTTTGAGTACTCCGCATCGACCTTATCCAGATCCACCAGAGAGGCCTCGAGGCCATGAAGCCAGCGTCCTGGCCGACGGCGAAGACAGCATCCAGTTATGGAGGACTTCCGGCGGGACATGCCCCGAAGGAACGGTTCCGATCCGGAGAACCAAGGAAGAAGACATCCTGCGAGCCAGCTCCGTGAGGAGGTTCGGCAGAAAGCCGGCAGCAAGAACACGGAGAGTCTCGGAGGGCTCCGGACATGAG GCTGTTTGGTTGCAGCATGCAGTAGGGTATGCTGTGGGATATCAATATTATGGAGCAAAAGCAAGCTTAAGCGTGTGGGCACCTCGGGTGGCCAGTTCTTCTGAGTTCAGCCTATCACAAATATGGGTCATCTCAGGATCTTTCAGCAGTGATCTCAACACCATCGAAGCTGGATGGCAG GTGAGCCCACAGCTTTATGGAGATAGCTCTCCTAGATTCTTCACTTATTGGACA ACGGATGCATATCAAGCAACAGGCTGCTACAACCTCCTGTGCTCGGGCTTCATCCAAACAAGTAACAAGATTGCTATCGGAGCTGCAATATCTCCAACCTCGACTTACAATGGCAGGCAGTTTGACATCAGTCTACTGATTTGGAAG GATCCAAGCCATGGACACTGGTGGCTGGAGTTCGGATCCGGCGTGCTCGTGGGCTACTGGCCGTCCTCCTTGTTCAGCCACCTCGCAGGGCACGCGACCATGGTGCAGTACGGTGGAGAGATCTTCAACACCCGTCCATCCGGGTTCCACACCGCCACCCAGATGGGCAGCGGCCACCACGCCGGAGAAGGCTTCGGCCGAGCTGCTTACTTCCGGAACTTGCAGGTCGTCGACTGGGACAACAGCCTGATCCCGGTGACCAACCTCCGTGTCCTCGCCGACCACCCAAATTGCTATGACGTACAAGCAAGGATCAACAGAGCCTGGGGGAGCTACTTCTACTTCGGAGGACCAGGAAGGAGCGTCAGGTGTCCTTGA